In Candidatus Angelobacter sp., the sequence GCGAGCGCGCCATGGAAATCAATCTGGACGATGAAGCGGACGCGCCACCGGCGGTTTCCTCGGTCGAAAAGGGCGAGTTGATCGCCGATCTGACCACCCACGGCCAGCAATTTGTGCTCTGCAAAAGCGGACGGGGAGGATTGGGGAATCGAAATTTCGCCACCGCACGCCGTCAGGCGCCGCGTTTCGCCCAACCCGGCGAGCCGGGCGAGGAGGGCGATTTTTTGTTCGAGCTGCGTATCATCGCGGATGTTGGCCTCGTGGGGTATCCGAACGCCGGCAAGTCCACGCTCCTTGGCGCCATTTCCAAGGCCCGGCCGAAGGTTGCTCCGTACCCATTCACGACGCTCCATCCGCAGATCGGCATTGTGGAATATCCGGACTGGCGCCGGCTCACCGTGTGCGACGTGCCCGGTCTCATTGAGGGCGCGCACCAGAACGTCGGACTCGGCCACTCGTTCCTGCGCCACATCGAACGTTGCAAGATCCTCGTGTTGCTGCTGGACATGGCCGCAACCGACGGACGCCAGCCGTGGGAGGATCACCGGAACCTGCTAAGAGAATTGGAGCTTTATGATCGCGCCCTGCTGGAGAAGCCGCGGCTGGTGGTCGCCAACAAAATGGACGAACCGGCGGCGGGAGCGAATCTGAAGAGATTCAAACAGAAAGTCCGCAAGACGCCCGTGCTGCCGATCGCGGCGGCGTTTGATGACGGAGTCGGAAAATTCAAGGAGATGATCCGTGAAGCTGTGGAGGCGGCGTCGGCCGGAAAGTGATTTACTGTGGACCCTGACTCGTGACCCTCCATAAATATGCTCAAAGCTGGAATTGTCGGTTTACCCAACGTCGGAAAATCCACCTTGTTCAATGCCGTTACGCGCACGCGCAAAGCCGAGGCGGCGAACTATCCGTTCTGCACGATTGATCCGAACGTCGGCATCGTCACCGTGCCGGACGCGCGGCTCGAGCCGCTGGCGAAAATTGCGAAAACGGGTGTCATCATTCCTGCAGCGGTCGAGTTCGTGGACATTGCCGGCCTCGTGAAAGGCGCGTCCCAGGGAGAAGGTCTCGGCAACAAAT encodes:
- the obgE gene encoding GTPase ObgE is translated as MFVDEVKIFARAGHGGKGSVAFLRETFRPKGGPSGGNGGRGGDVILQADHDLNNLVAQYYQPRLVAQNGEHGMGKGMDGHAGKDLVVKVPCGTLVWRSVSAPSTAAGGGKAEKDSGPETLKLSTGKRAVIRYAGGERAMEINLDDEADAPPAVSSVEKGELIADLTTHGQQFVLCKSGRGGLGNRNFATARRQAPRFAQPGEPGEEGDFLFELRIIADVGLVGYPNAGKSTLLGAISKARPKVAPYPFTTLHPQIGIVEYPDWRRLTVCDVPGLIEGAHQNVGLGHSFLRHIERCKILVLLLDMAATDGRQPWEDHRNLLRELELYDRALLEKPRLVVANKMDEPAAGANLKRFKQKVRKTPVLPIAAAFDDGVGKFKEMIREAVEAASAGK